The following coding sequences lie in one Rutidosis leptorrhynchoides isolate AG116_Rl617_1_P2 unplaced genomic scaffold, CSIRO_AGI_Rlap_v1 contig177, whole genome shotgun sequence genomic window:
- the LOC139881618 gene encoding secreted RxLR effector protein 161-like has translation MELHQMDVKTAFLNGDLDEEVYMVQPEGFVIDDSDFEKAQMKDVPYANVLGSIMYAQVCTRPDIAFATGLLGRYQSNLGRDHWVAAKKILRYLKITKDYMLIYRYVPNLQLVGYSYADFAGCQDDKKSTTGYIFMLAEGAVSWKSEKHKSISSSTMQAEFVALLFINNNRSLKGSKHMEVTFLTIKESVQNGDVAVDYINTDDMIADPLTKGLRPCVFDRHVISMSLGASWDAVI, from the exons ATGGAGTTACACCAGATGGATGTTAAGACTGCTTTTCTAAATGGAGACCttgatgaggaggtttatatggtgcagcctgaaggttttgtaatAGATGACTCAG ATTTTGAGAAAGCTCAAATGAAGGATGTACCTTATGCTAATGTGCTTGGAAGCATCATGTATGCTCAAGTTTGCACTAGGCCAGATATTGCTTTTGCAACAGGGCTTCTAGGCAGATATCAGTCTAATCTAGGACGTGATCACTGGGTTGCTGCCAAGAAGATTTTAAGGTACTTAAAAATAACAAAAGATTATATGCTGATTTATAGATATGTTCCAAACTTGCAACTAGTAGGGTATTCATATGCAGATTTTGCTGGTTGTCAAGATGATAAGAAATCAACGACTGGATACATATTTATGTTGGCAGAAGGTGCAGTATCATGGAAGAGCGAGAAACACAAATCCATATCTTCTTCAACCATGCAAGCGGAGTTTGTAGCAT TGTTGTTTATTAATAACAACAGAAGTTTAAAGGGGTCTAAACACATGGAGGTCACGTTTTTGACTATAAAAGAATCAGTACAGAATGGTGACGTTGCAGTAGATTATATTAATACAGATGATATGATTGCAGACCCACTAACTAAAGGCCTACGCCCGTGTGTTTTTGATCGACATGTCATTAGTATGAGCCTAGGAGCATCTTGGGATGCTGTTATTTAG